One genomic segment of Opitutus sp. ER46 includes these proteins:
- a CDS encoding response regulator transcription factor, with protein sequence MRVLIVEDDAKIASFVVRGLKQAGYAVDHAPDGETGLALLESTDYDAAVVDIMLPKLDGISLVRRLRAARRTTPVLFLSAKSSVDDRIRGLQSGGDDYLTKPFAFSELLARVQALIRRASQSPEATRLTAGDVTLDLVTREVTCAGQPVELQPREFSLLAFLLRHAGRPVSKTMILEHVWDYSFDPQTNVVDVVVSRLRAKIDPDHTRLETVRGVGYVFRPHA encoded by the coding sequence ATGCGCGTCCTCATCGTCGAAGATGATGCCAAGATCGCCTCGTTCGTGGTCCGCGGCCTGAAACAGGCCGGCTACGCCGTCGATCACGCGCCCGACGGCGAGACCGGCCTGGCCCTCTTGGAGTCGACCGACTACGACGCCGCCGTCGTCGACATCATGCTGCCGAAGCTCGACGGCATCAGCCTCGTCCGCCGGCTCCGCGCCGCGCGCCGCACCACGCCCGTCCTCTTCCTCAGCGCCAAGAGTTCCGTCGACGATCGCATCCGCGGCCTCCAGAGCGGCGGCGACGACTACCTTACCAAGCCGTTCGCCTTCTCCGAGCTCCTCGCGCGCGTCCAGGCCCTCATCCGCCGCGCCAGCCAGTCGCCGGAGGCCACTCGCCTCACCGCCGGCGACGTCACGCTCGACCTCGTCACCCGCGAGGTTACCTGCGCCGGCCAGCCCGTGGAACTGCAGCCGCGCGAGTTCTCGCTGCTGGCGTTCCTGCTGCGGCACGCCGGCCGCCCCGTTTCGAAGACCATGATCCTCGAGCATGTCTGGGACTACAGCTTCGACCCGCAGACCAACGTCGTGGACGTCGTCGTCTCCCGGCTCCGCGCGAAAATAGATCCCGACCACACGCGCCTCGAGACGGTGCGAGGCGTCGGCTACGTTTTTCGGCCCCATGCTTGA
- a CDS encoding ATP-binding protein, producing MLERLRQSLAFRLAVQYALVFAVCAAVLFGVLYWILANSLEGRERQNAAKRAETFAAAYDAGGVILLKRAIDSIRDPQPYFVRIVNPDSTYDWVGAPPSWIETQVQQVPFGPFVLNRETPTLRLPTANVLRDYAMATHSLNDGRLLQVGVLTDSTAVLLAPLRRAFIGVGAGALLVSILVGTILAWRSTRPLRAVSDTARRILDTGDLAARVPGPNGRGELAELVRQLNTLLDKNAAHVRVLRETLDNLAHDLRTPLTRLRGTAELALQDSGDAAQARDALADCVDESDRVLHLLEALLDISAAEAGALKLHRERHDVRTALDRAADLYREVAEEKRITITVDAPAPVEFDADAIRLGQAINNLVDNALKYTPASGKVTLAGRIGAEGVELSVTDNGPGVPLAEREAVFRRLYRGDASRSQRGLGLGLSMVKAIVEAHGGTIAIEDAPAGGARFVLRFPAPSTPAPAANAPTPAAEPAV from the coding sequence ATGCTTGAGCGGCTCCGGCAGTCCCTCGCGTTCCGCCTCGCGGTCCAATACGCGCTGGTCTTCGCCGTGTGCGCGGCGGTGCTCTTCGGCGTGCTCTACTGGATCCTCGCCAACTCGCTCGAGGGCCGTGAGCGCCAGAACGCCGCCAAGCGCGCCGAGACGTTCGCCGCCGCTTACGACGCCGGCGGCGTCATCCTGCTCAAGCGCGCCATCGATTCGATCCGCGACCCGCAGCCGTACTTCGTCCGGATCGTGAATCCCGACAGCACCTACGACTGGGTCGGCGCGCCGCCGTCCTGGATCGAAACCCAGGTGCAGCAGGTGCCCTTCGGCCCGTTCGTCCTCAACCGCGAGACACCCACCCTGCGCCTGCCCACGGCCAACGTCCTGCGCGACTACGCCATGGCCACGCACAGCCTCAACGATGGCCGGTTGCTGCAGGTCGGCGTGCTGACTGACAGCACCGCCGTCCTGCTCGCGCCGCTGCGGCGCGCGTTCATCGGCGTCGGCGCCGGCGCCCTGCTCGTTTCCATCCTCGTCGGCACCATCCTCGCCTGGCGCTCGACGCGCCCACTGCGCGCCGTGTCCGACACCGCCCGCCGGATCCTCGACACCGGCGACCTCGCCGCGCGCGTCCCCGGCCCCAACGGCCGCGGCGAACTCGCCGAGCTCGTCCGCCAGCTCAACACGCTCCTTGACAAGAACGCCGCGCACGTCCGCGTCCTCCGCGAGACGCTCGACAACCTCGCGCACGACCTGCGCACCCCGCTGACGCGCCTGCGCGGCACCGCCGAACTTGCGTTGCAGGATTCGGGTGACGCCGCCCAGGCGCGCGACGCGCTGGCCGATTGCGTGGACGAGTCCGACCGGGTGCTGCACCTGCTGGAGGCGTTGCTCGACATCTCCGCCGCCGAAGCCGGCGCGCTGAAGCTGCATCGGGAACGCCACGACGTCCGCACCGCGCTTGATCGCGCCGCCGACCTCTACCGCGAAGTCGCCGAGGAGAAGCGGATCACGATCACAGTCGACGCCCCGGCGCCCGTGGAGTTCGACGCGGACGCGATCCGGCTTGGCCAGGCGATCAACAATCTCGTCGACAACGCGCTGAAATACACGCCTGCCAGCGGCAAGGTCACGCTGGCCGGCCGCATCGGGGCCGAAGGCGTGGAGCTCAGCGTGACCGACAACGGTCCCGGCGTGCCGCTGGCCGAACGTGAGGCCGTATTCCGCCGACTGTACCGCGGCGACGCCAGCCGTTCCCAGCGCGGCCTCGGCCTCGGCCTCAGCATGGTGAAGGCGATCGTTGAAGCCCACGGCGGCACGATCGCGATCGAAGACGCCCCCGCCGGCGGCGCCCGCTTCGTCCTCCGTTTCCCCGCCCCGAGCACGCCCGCCCCCGCCGCGAACGCCCCCACCCCCGCCGCCGAACCCGCGGTGTGA